In Geotalea uraniireducens, one genomic interval encodes:
- a CDS encoding thermonuclease family protein, protein MKQLVLLALCCLLLSSPAAAWAATPIRVLPDCTVTDVASGDTLTALCDGRKVLVSLYGIDAPEVERRSRKTGRLLRPGQPFGEEAKTVLEQKVVGNPVQLEVMTVDRGKRLVSLVKVGEHLINREMIAEGWAWAYRHYLHGQYNVDFIVAEKAARAARNGLWQQHSPQAPWEFRKENW, encoded by the coding sequence GTGAAACAGCTCGTCCTGCTGGCCTTGTGCTGCCTGCTGCTCTCCTCCCCTGCCGCCGCCTGGGCGGCCACTCCGATCCGGGTTCTCCCCGACTGCACCGTCACCGACGTCGCCAGCGGCGACACGCTGACCGCGCTCTGCGACGGCAGGAAGGTACTCGTCAGCCTCTACGGCATCGACGCGCCGGAAGTCGAACGCCGGAGCCGGAAAACGGGCCGGCTCCTCAGACCGGGGCAGCCTTTCGGCGAGGAAGCGAAAACGGTTCTCGAACAAAAAGTTGTAGGGAATCCGGTGCAGTTGGAAGTGATGACCGTCGACCGGGGCAAACGGCTCGTCTCGCTGGTAAAAGTCGGTGAGCACCTCATCAACCGGGAAATGATCGCCGAGGGATGGGCCTGGGCCTACCGGCACTATCTCCACGGCCAGTACAACGTGGACTTCATTGTTGCCGAAAAGGCGGCCCGGGCCGCCCGTAACGGACTCTGGCAGCAACACTCCCCACAGGCGCCGTGGGAGTTCCGGAAGGAAAACTGGTAG